In the Dethiosulfovibrio russensis genome, TTGAGGATGCGCTTAGTCGTGCCAAAAGGGCGGCCGATCTCGGTGTGGACATGGTCTTCGTGGAGGCCTTGGAATCGCTGGATCAGATGGAGACGGCGGTAAAGGAAGTCCCTGTTCCCCTTATGCTGAACCTTGTGGAGGGAGGCCGCACCCCTCTCGTCAGTCCTTCAGTGGCCGAGCAGATGGGTTTCAAGTATCTCATGTATCCTGTTACCCCCCTTTTTGCAGGGGCTAAGGCTATGTTGGACGTCATGTCCGATGTGAGAAATAACGGGCTGTCCGACTCCACGGTTTCCCTGTCCATGGACTTTGCCGAATTCGCCGAAGTGGTCCGGCTTGACCATATAAGGGAGATCGAAAACGATTTTTTGCCAGAAGAAAGCCTGAACAGATACGGAGACAATAGGGGAATACTGTAGGCTCTAGGGTACCTCTAAAAACTCACGTCCGAGGACCGGCGTTTTTAGAGGTGTCCTTTAGAGATACCCTGTGATTGGTTGAAAGTCATGCGTCCTTTTGGGAGGGACTCGAGTTTATCCTCGAGTCCCTCCTCTTCTTTGTCTGTGAGGTCCCTTGATATGCTATGATATTTTTCTGCCTGGCCTATCGATATGCTTCTGATGGGTACAGGGACAGGTTAAGACTAAAAACAAGGAGAGGTTGTCTTTATGTTCGATAATAAAACCATGGAGATTGTTCTGTTTAAGGAGGTGAATAAAATATAGAAGCCTATTCGCCTCCTTTCAGATTGAATCCGAGGAGGTAGTAAATATGAAAATAAATATGAAAGAGCTAGGGCTCACATCGAGCCTGATAGAGGAAGCGTCGAATTACCCTGAGCTTTGCGTCGGTAGAGTGATATCGCAATACAGGGATCTTTACAGAGTAATCACGGAAAGAGGAGATATCAAAGGGGAAGTCTCCGGGAAGTTTCGCTTCGAGGTTAGATCTCCGAGAGATTACCCGGCGGTGGGGGACTTCGTCATGGTCGATCGTGATAACGACGACGCCGGAAACGGAATTATCCACGCCGTATTGGCAAGAAAGAGCGTCTTCATAAGAAGAGCTGCCGGAACGTCCAATCAGGAGCAGGTAGTGGCCTCGAATATCGATATCGTATTCGTGTGTATGTCCTTGAACAACGACTATAACCTGAGACGCCTTGAACGCTATCTGAGCGTAGCATGGGATAGTGGCGCGATTCCGGTGGTCGTGTTGACCAAGGCGGATCTTTGTGAAGATCTCCCAGGAAGGCTTTCCGATTTGAGCTCGGTCGTATGTGGCTGCGATGTTTTGGTCTCGTCCGGATTGACCGAGGACGGTCTCGAATCGCTGAAGGGATATATGGCACCGGGCAAGACCGTAGCCTTGATAGGATCGTCGGGAGTGGGAAAGTCCACCTTGATAAATGGGTTGGCCGGTAGCGAACTCCTCCGGACTCAGGGTGTAAGAGGAGACCACAAGGGCAGACATACTACGACCAGACGAGAATTGGTGATCTTGCCCGGTGGAGGTATCGTGATAGATACCCCTGGGATGAGGGAGCTTGGCTTAGATGGTCTCGATCTTTCCAGGGCTTTCGAGGACGTGGAGGGTCTTGCCGTAAAATGTAGATTTAGAGACTGTAGTCATAACGGAGAGCCAGGATGTGCCGTTCGTAAGGCCATGGACGAAGGCTCTCTTTCTCCCGATCGATTTGCCAGTTACATGAAACTGAAGAGAGAAGCAAAATACGAAGGTTTGAATTCCAAGCAGATCGAGGCGGAGAAAAATTCCTCCATGTATAAGGAGGTCGGAGGGATAAAGAACGCCCGAAAATTGGCCAAGTCCAAAAATAAGTTTAGAGGTTAATTGCCCGTTTGTTGATGCGGGTTGAAGTAGGCCTCCATTCGCTCTTTCTAATGGCGGATGGAGGCCTTTCGTCTATCTAATGGACGTTGACTTAAGGAACATAAGTTTCTTTTGTTGGGTTCTAGTGCTTGACAGTGCATTATCTGGAGTGTATTATACCTGCCATGTTAAACAATATTTTATATTTCTCAGAAGGAGGGAACTGAAATGAAGGTATCTTGCGTAGTGTGCGAAGGCAGCGTGGCTCTTCCCGACGATGCCATGATAGGTGAGTTGCTTATATGCGACGACTGTGGAACGGAGCTCGAGCTGGTGAGTCTGGATCCCCTCAAGGTGGAGGAGGCTCCTGAGATCCAGGAGGACTGGGGCGAATAGCCTATGAACGAGCTTTGGATTCTGTACAGTCGTCTGAGAACGGAGGAGAAACTTCTCAAAA is a window encoding:
- the rsgA gene encoding ribosome small subunit-dependent GTPase A, whose amino-acid sequence is MKINMKELGLTSSLIEEASNYPELCVGRVISQYRDLYRVITERGDIKGEVSGKFRFEVRSPRDYPAVGDFVMVDRDNDDAGNGIIHAVLARKSVFIRRAAGTSNQEQVVASNIDIVFVCMSLNNDYNLRRLERYLSVAWDSGAIPVVVLTKADLCEDLPGRLSDLSSVVCGCDVLVSSGLTEDGLESLKGYMAPGKTVALIGSSGVGKSTLINGLAGSELLRTQGVRGDHKGRHTTTRRELVILPGGGIVIDTPGMRELGLDGLDLSRAFEDVEGLAVKCRFRDCSHNGEPGCAVRKAMDEGSLSPDRFASYMKLKREAKYEGLNSKQIEAEKNSSMYKEVGGIKNARKLAKSKNKFRG
- the lysW gene encoding lysine biosynthesis protein LysW, producing the protein MKVSCVVCEGSVALPDDAMIGELLICDDCGTELELVSLDPLKVEEAPEIQEDWGE